Proteins encoded in a region of the Campylobacter sp. RM16189 genome:
- a CDS encoding proline--tRNA ligase, with amino-acid sequence MRFSRLYVPTLKEAPKDASLPSHKFLLRAGFIEQTGSGLYNFLPLGKIVLDKIRNVVKDEMDNAGAQEVTMSVVTAGELWKESGRFDVFGKELLRFKDRKDNDFVISPTNEEAVVALVRGKITSYKQLPLNLYQINTKFRDEARPRFGLLRGREFLMKDAYSFHANEEDLKREFDLMEETYSRIFTRLGLNFRAVEADSGAIGGSGSKEFMVLADNGEDDILVCSCCKYAANIEAAKRKKRSCDAERPEADASKFYTPNAKSIKDIAEFFRVSEFYTIKAVIKKAIYKDEEKVVVFFIRGDDELQEVKATNACGALEITDASEEEISKAGLVAGFCGPVGLHGVEFFIDRELEGETQMICGANEKDYHFVGVSVTNFNSDRFKDLLAVKEGDRCLHCGGKLSVSKGIEVGHIFQLGQKYSAAMNATFLDENGKAKPFYMGCYGIGVSRLVAVMCEASHDDKGCIWKKECAPFDVHIIISNLKDEVGVKFANELYGELRSFGISALLDDRNERFGVKMSEFELIGIPYGVVVGKGLEKGEVEFVRRASLEKTSVHKDQILAKVKEALC; translated from the coding sequence GTGAGATTTTCTAGACTTTATGTACCGACTTTGAAAGAGGCTCCAAAGGATGCTAGCTTGCCGAGTCATAAATTTTTGTTAAGAGCGGGATTTATAGAGCAAACCGGAAGTGGGCTTTATAACTTTTTGCCACTTGGTAAAATCGTGCTTGATAAGATAAGAAACGTAGTAAAAGATGAGATGGATAACGCCGGAGCTCAAGAGGTAACGATGAGTGTTGTTACTGCTGGTGAACTATGGAAAGAGAGCGGACGATTTGATGTGTTTGGTAAGGAGCTTTTGAGATTTAAAGATCGTAAAGACAATGATTTTGTAATAAGTCCTACCAACGAAGAGGCTGTAGTGGCTCTTGTGCGTGGCAAAATTACTAGCTACAAGCAGCTGCCGCTAAATTTGTATCAGATTAATACTAAATTTAGAGATGAGGCCAGACCGCGCTTTGGACTGCTTAGAGGGCGAGAATTTTTGATGAAAGATGCTTATAGCTTCCACGCTAACGAAGAGGATTTAAAGCGCGAATTTGATCTCATGGAAGAGACTTACTCGAGAATTTTTACTCGCTTGGGGCTAAATTTCCGTGCGGTTGAGGCAGATAGCGGAGCTATCGGAGGAAGCGGAAGCAAGGAATTTATGGTTCTAGCAGATAACGGAGAGGATGATATATTGGTGTGCTCTTGCTGTAAATATGCGGCAAATATAGAAGCTGCAAAGAGAAAAAAGCGTAGCTGTGACGCCGAGCGACCAGAGGCTGATGCGAGTAAATTTTACACTCCTAACGCAAAGAGTATCAAAGATATAGCGGAATTTTTTAGAGTTAGCGAGTTTTACACGATAAAAGCGGTGATAAAAAAGGCTATTTATAAAGATGAAGAAAAGGTTGTGGTCTTTTTCATCCGCGGCGATGACGAGCTTCAAGAGGTTAAGGCGACCAACGCATGCGGTGCGCTTGAGATAACGGACGCTAGTGAAGAAGAGATAAGCAAAGCCGGTCTTGTAGCAGGATTTTGCGGACCGGTTGGGCTTCATGGCGTGGAGTTTTTTATAGATAGAGAGCTTGAGGGCGAAACTCAGATGATATGCGGTGCAAACGAGAAAGACTACCACTTCGTAGGAGTTAGCGTTACTAACTTTAATAGTGACCGCTTTAAAGACCTTTTAGCCGTAAAAGAGGGCGATAGATGTCTGCACTGTGGCGGGAAACTCAGCGTTAGCAAAGGCATTGAAGTTGGGCACATCTTTCAGCTTGGACAGAAGTATTCAGCCGCGATGAATGCAACCTTCCTTGATGAAAACGGCAAAGCAAAGCCGTTTTATATGGGTTGCTACGGCATAGGCGTTAGTAGGCTGGTTGCCGTGATGTGCGAAGCTAGTCACGATGATAAGGGCTGCATCTGGAAAAAGGAGTGCGCACCGTTTGACGTGCATATAATCATCTCAAATTTAAAAGATGAGGTCGGAGTAAAATTTGCAAACGAGCTTTACGGCGAGCTTAGAAGCTTTGGCATTTCAGCTTTGCTTGATGATAGAAATGAGAGATTTGGCGTTAAGATGAGCGAATTTGAGCTTATCGGAATTCCTTACGGAGTAGTCGTTGGCAAGGGGCTTGAAAAAGGCGAAGTTGAGTTTGTAAGGCGTGCAAGTTTAGAAAAAACTTCGGTTCATAAAGATCAAATTTTAGCCAAGGTCAAAGAGGCGCTATGCTAA
- a CDS encoding potassium/proton antiporter, producing the protein MENFLLFFAILLIASIVFSKVSDKFGIPSLIVFLAVGMLAGSDGLLGIDFTNHRVAQEIGTIALIFILYAGGLDTNFKSVRPIMVSGIVLATIGVILTAGTVAVLARYLLNFSWMEAFLLGSIISSTDAAAVFAILRAKGISLKNNLGPLLELESGSNDPMAIFLTMTMIQMISLSTTPTPANIALILAEQFLIGGILGYIFGFLLPSIFNRLRLEYSGLYSVFSIAWALLIYTIVTKVGGNGFLAVYIAGIFINKKEFAHKKSLVGFHDGIAWTMQIVVFLTLGLLVFPSELPSVAFMGFIIALWLMFVARPVGVFISLLFSKYNIKEKIFISWVGLRGVVPIVLATYPYGSNLPNSNLIFNTIFFVVLISLAVQGATLEFSAVKCGVKDDDEVEEAEASNLPIFYHTLRQYTIHFGSEIIEKNLAELELPSDFLILLIKRKGEYIKPTGSSVFEEGDLLLIQCEDENKYNEILKTYFVPQN; encoded by the coding sequence TTGGAAAATTTTTTACTTTTTTTTGCTATTTTATTGATAGCAAGCATTGTTTTTAGTAAGGTTTCTGATAAATTTGGTATTCCATCTCTTATTGTCTTTTTAGCTGTCGGTATGCTGGCCGGATCTGACGGACTTTTAGGAATTGACTTCACAAATCATAGAGTGGCTCAAGAGATTGGCACCATAGCTCTTATATTCATATTGTATGCCGGTGGTCTTGATACAAATTTTAAATCAGTTAGACCTATAATGGTAAGTGGTATAGTTTTAGCGACTATCGGAGTCATACTAACTGCAGGCACTGTTGCCGTTTTGGCAAGATATCTTTTAAATTTTAGCTGGATGGAAGCATTTTTATTAGGTTCTATTATCTCATCTACTGATGCAGCGGCGGTATTTGCCATCTTAAGAGCCAAAGGAATTTCGCTTAAAAACAATCTAGGACCGCTTCTTGAGCTAGAGTCAGGCTCAAACGACCCTATGGCGATCTTTCTTACTATGACTATGATTCAAATGATATCTTTATCCACCACTCCGACACCTGCAAATATAGCACTTATACTTGCGGAGCAGTTTTTAATAGGTGGCATATTAGGCTATATATTTGGATTTTTATTGCCATCTATATTTAATAGATTAAGACTCGAGTATTCTGGACTTTATTCGGTATTTTCGATAGCTTGGGCTTTGCTTATTTACACTATTGTTACAAAGGTTGGTGGAAACGGATTTTTGGCTGTGTATATAGCTGGAATTTTTATAAATAAAAAGGAATTCGCTCATAAAAAGAGTCTTGTCGGATTTCACGATGGTATTGCTTGGACTATGCAGATTGTTGTGTTTTTGACGCTAGGTTTACTTGTATTTCCCTCAGAGCTTCCGTCTGTAGCATTTATGGGTTTTATAATAGCTTTATGGTTGATGTTTGTTGCTAGACCTGTGGGCGTATTTATATCCCTTCTGTTTTCAAAATATAATATCAAAGAGAAAATTTTCATCTCATGGGTTGGTCTTAGAGGAGTTGTACCCATAGTGCTTGCTACATATCCTTATGGAAGTAATTTGCCAAATTCAAATTTAATATTTAATACTATCTTTTTCGTGGTCCTGATATCTTTGGCTGTTCAAGGTGCTACTCTTGAATTTTCAGCGGTAAAATGTGGAGTTAAAGACGATGATGAGGTTGAAGAAGCTGAGGCATCGAACTTACCAATTTTTTATCATACATTAAGACAATACACTATACATTTTGGCTCGGAAATCATCGAGAAAAACCTAGCGGAACTTGAGTTGCCAAGTGATTTTCTTATCCTGCTTATAAAACGCAAGGGCGAATACATCAAGCCTACAGGCTCATCGGTATTTGAAGAGGGTGATTTATTGCTCATTCAATGCGAAGATGAAAACAAATACAACGAAATTTTAAAAACTTATTTTGTTCCGCAGAATTAG
- a CDS encoding HAD family hydrolase: protein MKTIIFDMDGTLIDSSKAICVTVNEVRRELGFDSDLAEDFIVKAINEIGRDLGKEFYGLNVINSKLRDGFETKFKINYDRYARAYEGVEELLKKCVEANYFVALASNAPQETLNDILVKNNIYKYFNHIIGASKDVPQKPDPTMINLVKEMAGFDKVLFVGDSHKDELAANGAKVEYINVCWGFGSESKSAVNIYDIEKAWQYIESL from the coding sequence TTGAAAACGATAATTTTTGATATGGACGGCACTCTCATAGATAGCTCAAAAGCGATTTGCGTGACGGTTAATGAGGTTCGCAGAGAGCTTGGGTTTGATAGCGATTTGGCTGAGGATTTTATAGTTAAAGCGATAAATGAAATTGGGCGAGATCTCGGCAAAGAATTTTACGGACTAAACGTCATAAATTCAAAGCTAAGAGATGGTTTTGAGACTAAATTTAAGATAAATTACGACAGATACGCAAGGGCTTATGAGGGCGTAGAAGAGCTGCTTAAAAAGTGCGTGGAGGCAAACTATTTTGTAGCACTTGCCAGTAATGCACCGCAAGAAACCCTAAACGATATTTTAGTAAAAAATAATATTTATAAATATTTTAATCATATCATTGGAGCCAGTAAAGATGTACCGCAAAAGCCTGATCCGACTATGATAAATTTAGTTAAAGAGATGGCTGGATTTGATAAGGTTTTGTTTGTCGGAGATAGTCATAAAGATGAGCTTGCAGCCAATGGTGCCAAAGTAGAGTATATAAATGTATGCTGGGGATTTGGTAGCGAAAGTAAGAGCGCAGTCAATATATACGATATAGAAAAAGCTTGGCAATATATCGAATCTTTGTAA
- a CDS encoding polyprenyl synthetase family protein, which translates to MDKIDEIMYQFIDELGYDRASEIFRNVSSGKKLRSKLLLKIVGESEESLRLCAIIELIHLASLLHDDVIDNSDTRRGKPSINATFGTKRAIMLGDILYSKGFYELSKFDPKIAQNISDAVCKLSIGEMMDVELSRDFNTDKEAYRTMIYYKTAVLIEATAAVGANLTGLDEEKFRNYGKNLGLAFQLVDDILDITQDAQTLGKPNLSDLKEGKVTLPYIYLYENLGDEDRGRLMNLFKAELNSAQIDWVKSKMSRTSSIERSIKEAKELGKKALESIAQYNISELDHIVNSMIDREF; encoded by the coding sequence ATGGATAAAATTGATGAAATAATGTATCAATTTATAGATGAGCTTGGATACGACCGAGCTAGTGAAATTTTTAGGAATGTTAGCTCAGGTAAAAAGCTTAGATCAAAGTTGCTTTTAAAAATTGTCGGAGAGAGTGAGGAGAGCCTGAGGTTGTGCGCTATAATAGAGCTTATACACCTTGCAAGCTTGCTTCATGATGATGTGATAGACAATTCTGATACAAGGCGAGGCAAGCCTAGTATAAATGCTACTTTTGGTACAAAAAGAGCCATAATGCTAGGCGATATACTATATTCTAAAGGTTTTTACGAACTATCCAAATTTGACCCAAAAATAGCTCAAAATATCTCAGATGCAGTCTGCAAACTAAGTATAGGCGAGATGATGGATGTGGAGCTATCTAGAGATTTTAATACCGATAAAGAGGCTTATCGCACCATGATTTACTATAAAACCGCAGTGCTTATAGAGGCTACTGCTGCGGTAGGTGCAAATTTGACTGGGCTTGATGAGGAAAAATTTAGAAATTATGGTAAAAATTTGGGATTAGCTTTTCAGCTAGTCGATGATATTTTAGATATTACTCAAGATGCCCAAACTTTGGGTAAGCCTAATCTAAGTGATTTAAAAGAGGGCAAAGTAACTCTTCCATATATCTATCTTTATGAAAATTTAGGTGATGAGGATAGAGGAAGGCTTATGAATCTTTTTAAAGCGGAGCTAAACAGTGCTCAAATTGATTGGGTGAAATCTAAAATGTCTAGAACCAGCTCTATAGAACGCTCGATAAAAGAGGCCAAAGAGCTTGGTAAAAAGGCTTTAGAAAGCATAGCTCAATACAATATAAGCGAGCTTGATCATATAGTTAATAGTATGATCGATAGGGAATTTTAA
- a CDS encoding DUF2018 family protein gives MDYDIFAQNPRDKFFDILFNANRNLVENETEKLLERFVAMSIYCERNGFDEIQQNAFIAQNQTEIHEGLNDIYIGLSGDILSQNE, from the coding sequence ATGGATTATGATATCTTTGCTCAAAATCCAAGAGATAAATTTTTTGATATTTTATTTAACGCAAACAGAAATTTAGTAGAGAACGAGACTGAAAAACTACTTGAAAGATTTGTGGCTATGAGCATATATTGCGAGCGTAACGGATTTGATGAAATTCAGCAAAACGCATTCATAGCGCAAAATCAAACTGAAATTCATGAAGGCTTAAATGATATTTACATCGGACTTAGTGGGGATATTTTAAGTCAAAATGAGTAA
- a CDS encoding O-acetylhomoserine aminocarboxypropyltransferase/cysteine synthase family protein — MKQETIATHFGYDTKIGTGSMAVPLYQTTAYDFGTAETAANRFALAELGPIYTRLNNPTTDIFEARLAALENGAAAIATASGQAAIFYAVANIAAAGENIIVAKKIYGGSNTLFHHTLKRFGIEARAFDSDSADDLEKLIDGKTRAIFFETLSNPQIAIPNIEKIVAIANKHGIITIADNTVPTPILLRPIEQGVDVVVHSASKYMSGQGLSIAGAVIASKELNSKIVSSARYAHFNGPDESYHGLIYAELAESFDIYTLRMRLSLIRDIGATISPFNSWQLIQGLETLALRMKKHSDNTLKIAEFLNSHEAVKSVTYPGLKNDVGYERAQKYFDGGMASGLLCFEVDSFERAKTVLDRVKIFSIVVNIGDSKSIITHPASTTHQQIPPSELAKIGVPAGLIRLSIGIEDADDLIEDLKQALEA; from the coding sequence ATGAAACAAGAAACCATTGCCACGCACTTTGGCTACGACACCAAAATCGGCACAGGCTCGATGGCGGTACCTCTTTACCAAACTACGGCTTATGATTTTGGCACTGCCGAGACTGCGGCAAATCGTTTTGCACTAGCCGAACTTGGACCGATTTACACAAGACTAAACAACCCTACGACAGATATTTTTGAAGCTAGACTTGCAGCTCTTGAAAACGGCGCGGCTGCTATAGCTACGGCAAGCGGACAGGCTGCTATATTTTACGCGGTTGCAAACATCGCAGCAGCAGGCGAAAACATCATCGTAGCTAAGAAAATTTACGGCGGCTCAAACACTTTGTTTCACCACACGCTAAAAAGATTTGGCATAGAAGCAAGAGCCTTTGATAGCGACAGCGCGGACGATCTTGAAAAGTTGATAGATGGCAAAACTAGGGCGATATTTTTTGAAACGCTCTCAAATCCGCAAATCGCCATCCCAAATATCGAAAAAATAGTCGCTATCGCAAATAAACACGGCATCATAACCATAGCCGATAACACCGTGCCTACACCGATCCTACTTCGCCCTATAGAACAAGGCGTGGATGTCGTAGTGCATAGCGCAAGCAAATACATGAGCGGTCAAGGGCTAAGCATAGCAGGTGCCGTGATAGCCAGCAAAGAGCTAAACTCAAAGATAGTTTCAAGCGCCAGATACGCGCACTTTAACGGACCTGACGAGAGCTATCACGGACTCATATATGCAGAACTTGCCGAGAGTTTTGACATCTATACGCTTAGGATGAGGCTTTCGCTTATACGCGATATAGGCGCTACGATTTCACCATTTAACTCTTGGCAGCTCATACAAGGGCTTGAGACGCTTGCTCTTCGTATGAAAAAACACTCTGATAATACATTAAAAATCGCTGAGTTTTTAAATTCTCACGAAGCGGTTAAGAGTGTCACATATCCAGGGCTCAAAAACGACGTAGGATATGAAAGAGCTCAAAAATATTTTGACGGCGGCATGGCAAGCGGACTACTTTGCTTTGAGGTTGATAGCTTTGAGCGAGCTAAAACAGTGCTTGATAGGGTTAAAATTTTTAGCATTGTTGTTAATATCGGTGATTCTAAATCTATCATCACTCACCCCGCATCAACTACGCACCAGCAAATTCCGCCTAGCGAACTAGCTAAGATCGGAGTGCCTGCAGGACTTATCCGCCTAAGCATAGGCATAGAAGACGCTGATGATCTAATCGAAGATCTAAAACAAGCTTTAGAAGCTTAA
- the hemA gene encoding glutamyl-tRNA reductase: MHYTSVSFTHKNTDISVRERLSFSNIERKTEILRLLNSSQNINECMVLNTCNRVEIIASVKEIEGASKHIISCISLLCGIDYEELYTRADIYEDNGAIHHLFAVASSLDSLVIGETQIAGQLKEAFRFAYANGNCGMKLGRAIEAAFKCAAEVRNKTEISKNPVSVSSVAAQKAKEMFDGNINGMVAVIVGAGEMAELAAKHIISSGARVIVIGRNIDKAKALAMSLGDNNEYDSIENLKDYINKYQLIFSATASPYPVILDSMIEKREFDRYFFDIAVPRDIAVTPSENIKIYAVDDLKEIVSRNLALREEQAQIAYTIVGRNTTHFFRHLRELAITPVIKGIREQAKECAQKELEKAIKKGYLKHSDHDEAYKLIHQVFKAFLHAPTMKLKSLADDSNSENIIKFTKNVFDIKNHTHIEDGEFEWESE, translated from the coding sequence ATGCATTATACAAGCGTAAGTTTTACACATAAAAATACTGATATTTCAGTTAGAGAGAGGCTTTCGTTTTCTAATATAGAGAGAAAGACAGAAATTTTAAGGCTCTTAAATTCAAGCCAAAATATTAATGAATGTATGGTTTTAAATACCTGCAATAGAGTCGAAATTATCGCTAGCGTAAAGGAGATAGAGGGAGCTAGTAAGCATATAATATCCTGTATATCTCTGCTTTGCGGTATAGATTATGAGGAGCTTTACACTAGAGCCGATATATATGAAGATAACGGGGCTATTCACCATTTATTCGCCGTAGCAAGCTCTCTTGATAGCTTAGTTATAGGCGAGACTCAGATAGCAGGACAATTAAAAGAGGCTTTTAGATTCGCTTACGCAAACGGAAATTGCGGAATGAAGCTTGGTAGAGCCATAGAAGCCGCTTTTAAGTGTGCTGCAGAGGTTAGAAATAAGACTGAAATTTCTAAAAATCCAGTATCTGTTTCAAGCGTGGCGGCTCAAAAAGCAAAAGAGATGTTTGACGGAAATATCAATGGAATGGTTGCTGTAATAGTAGGTGCTGGAGAGATGGCTGAGCTTGCCGCAAAGCATATCATAAGTAGCGGTGCCAGAGTAATAGTGATCGGCAGAAATATCGATAAGGCAAAGGCTTTAGCCATGTCTTTAGGTGATAATAACGAATATGATTCTATTGAAAATTTAAAAGATTATATCAATAAATATCAGCTTATATTCTCAGCTACGGCTTCGCCATATCCTGTAATACTTGATTCGATGATAGAAAAAAGAGAGTTTGATAGATATTTTTTTGATATCGCCGTACCTAGAGATATAGCTGTAACTCCTAGTGAAAATATTAAAATTTATGCAGTCGATGATCTAAAGGAGATCGTGAGTAGAAATTTAGCTCTCAGAGAGGAACAGGCGCAGATAGCTTATACTATCGTAGGAAGAAATACGACACACTTCTTTAGACACCTTAGAGAGCTTGCTATAACTCCTGTGATAAAGGGAATTAGAGAGCAGGCTAAGGAGTGCGCTCAAAAAGAGCTTGAAAAGGCTATCAAAAAGGGGTATTTAAAGCATAGCGATCATGATGAAGCATATAAGCTGATTCATCAAGTTTTTAAGGCATTTTTACATGCGCCAACTATGAAATTAAAATCTTTGGCTGATGATAGCAACTCTGAAAATATAATAAAATTTACAAAAAATGTCTTTGATATAAAGAACCACACACATATTGAGGATGGCGAATTTGAATGGGAGAGTGAGTAG